The window TGTCATCGCCCGGCCGAAGGACCGGGCGATCCAGTATCCGGGAGCAGATGTGAGAGAAAGGATGCGCCGGCAAAGCCCGGTGGCCGCCGCTTCGGACTTCGGCGTTTGGACCATGAGCGTCACCGCCTACTGGGTCCCAAGCGACTCGGCTACGCCGAGTCGCAGAGGTCAAGCCGGGGGACGACACTGAGGGAATCGGAACACCTTGCAACTCATCACCGTCACCCCTTGTTTTTGCCACCCCGCCGTGGTCTCAACCGCCATTCTTCAGCCCCGGCCACCCGCCGGGCCCGCATGATTGACGCTTCAGGATTGACCAGGACTCCCATGGCCCGCAGGTTTGCCGCGCCCTATCAGCTGGAACCGGTGTCGGTGCTTGCCACCTGGGCACGGTATCTGGCGGTGTTTGCGCTGGTGGCGGGCGCGGGGTCGATCATCATCATCCGGTTCGGGTTCCTGGAATTCCGGCCGGCGCTGATCACGTTTTTCGGGGCGCTGGGGCTGGCGGCGCTGTCGATCCTGGTGGCGTTCGCGGCGTTTGCGGCGATCTGGCAGAACGGCTCGCGCGGCATGGGGCGTATCCTGGTGGCGCTGCTGCTGGATATCGCCATCCTCGCCTACCCGGCCTATCTCGCGGTCCAGTACCGCAAGCTGCCGGCGATCCATGACATCACCACCGACCCGATCGACCCGCCGCGGTTCGATGCGCTGGCGCGGCTGCGCGCCGGCGACGGCGCCAACCCCGCGGCTTATGCCGGGCTCTATTCCGCCGAGCAGCAGCACACGGCGTATCCGGACATCGAACCGGTGACGCTGGAGGCGACGCCGCAGAAGGCGTTCGACGAGGTGCTGAAGCTGGTCAACAAACGCAAGTGGCTGATCATCGACGAGCGCGCGCCGCAGCCGCCGCGCCTGGTCGGCCGCATCGAGGCGGTGGCGCGCACACCCATCATGGGCTTTCGCGAGGACGTCTCGATCCGGGTGCAGCCCGACACCGACGGCGCCCGCGTCGATATCCGCTCGTCGTCACGTTATTTCGAGCACGACCTCGGCACCAACGCGGCGCGGGTCAGCAAGCTGATCGATGATCTCAACGATGCGGTGGACAACGCCACCTCGCGGGCGATGAAGAAGCAGCTGGCTCCGGCGAAGGCGGCACCGGCGCCGAAGGCGGCCGTGAAGCGGACGCAGTGAGGGATGGGTGGGCGGAGTGTTATGCGAGACACGCAGCGCCTCCCCACTCTCCGCGTCATCCGCGGGCTTGACCCGCGGATCCAGCTTCCTTCGACACACGCATTGAGCGCTTAAGCTGGATCACCGGGTCAAGCCCGGTGATGACGGAGTGG is drawn from Bradyrhizobium prioriisuperbiae and contains these coding sequences:
- a CDS encoding DUF1499 domain-containing protein, with product MARRFAAPYQLEPVSVLATWARYLAVFALVAGAGSIIIIRFGFLEFRPALITFFGALGLAALSILVAFAAFAAIWQNGSRGMGRILVALLLDIAILAYPAYLAVQYRKLPAIHDITTDPIDPPRFDALARLRAGDGANPAAYAGLYSAEQQHTAYPDIEPVTLEATPQKAFDEVLKLVNKRKWLIIDERAPQPPRLVGRIEAVARTPIMGFREDVSIRVQPDTDGARVDIRSSSRYFEHDLGTNAARVSKLIDDLNDAVDNATSRAMKKQLAPAKAAPAPKAAVKRTQ